From one Mobula hypostoma chromosome 28, sMobHyp1.1, whole genome shotgun sequence genomic stretch:
- the LOC134338704 gene encoding C3a anaphylatoxin chemotactic receptor-like isoform X1, with protein MDYSGDYYFYNTTSFENYSYENLPVDYRTHLPASSILSIFVYALTFLLGVPGNGAVIWVTGFKMKRSVNTVWFLNLAVADLTYCLTLPFQMAKVALENTWPRDNVLCKLLPSAIVLNMYASVFLLTLISIDRCLAVTRPIWSQTHRSLPWVRAACLGAWSLAFLMCLPTLLTRQMNIDSEFGLIFCTINYTGTYFGDRTREVVEVVEVTRALFAFIFPFLIMASCYLLIGRKLQRGKFAKSSKTRKPIRLIAFVVAAFFICWLPYHICGLAQAFFKHQVAFIWDTLSVGLASLNSALNPILYVFAGRDFRQVFRRSLSSSLRLAFAEEPTESACSTHIKTISRTVASV; from the coding sequence ATGGACTATTCTGGAGATTATTACTTTTACAACACAACTTCCTTTGAAAACTACTCCTATGAGAACTTACCTGTGGATTATAGGACCCATCTGCCAGCATCCTCCATCTTGTCCATCTTTGTCTACGCCCTCACTTTCCTGTTGGGGGTCCCTGGCAACGGTGCTGTCATCTGGGTGACAGGCTTCAAGATGAAGCGAAGTGTCAACACGGtgtggttcctgaacctggctgtgGCAGACCTGACCTACtgcctcaccctccccttccagaTGGCTAAAGTTGCCCTGGAAAACACCTGGCCGAGAGACAATGTCCTCTGTAAGCTCCTTCCCTCGGCCATCGTCCTCAACATGTACGCCAGTGTCTTCCTATTGACCCTGATCAGCATCGACCGCTGTCTGGCCGTCACTAGGCCcatctggtcccagactcaccgGTCCCTGCCTTGGGTGCGTGCGGCCTGCCTTGGGGCCTGGAGCCTCGCCTTCCTCATGTGCCTGCCCACTCTGCTGACACGGCAGATGAACATAGATTCTGAGTTCGGCTTAATTTTCTGCACCATTAACTACACCGGGACATATTTTGGAGACCGGACCAgggaggtggtggaggtggtggaggtGACACGGGCCctctttgccttcatcttccccttcctcatCATGGCATCCTGCTACCTTCTGATCGGCCGAAAGCTGCAGAGGGGCAAGTTTGCCAAGTCCAGCAAGACCAGGAAGCCTATCCGCCTCATTGCATTTGTAGTTGCCGCCTTTTTCATCTGCTGGCTCCCATACCACATCTGCGGCCTAGCTCAGGCTTTCTTCAAACATCAAGTGGCCTTCATCTGGGATACGTTGTCCGTTGGCCTAGCCTCCCTCAACAGCGCCCTGAACCCCATCCTCTATGTCTTCGCTGGCCGTGACTTCCGCCAGGTCTTCCGGCGCTCCCTGTCCAGCTCGCTCCGTTTGGCCTTTGCTGAGGAGCCAACAGAGTCAGCCTGCAGCACCCACATCAAGACCATCTCCAGGACGGTTGCCAGTGTGTGA